CGACAGCCTGGCGGCGGGGCAGTGGTGGCGCCTGTTCACGCCGATGCTGATTCACTTCGGCATCCTGCACCTAGCCATGAACGGCATGTGGTACTGGGAACTGGGGCGGCGCATCGAGTCGCGCCAGGGCAGCGTCAACCTGATCGGCCTGACGCTGCTGTTCAGCCTCGTTTCCAACTATGCGCAGTTTGCCTGGAGCGGCCCGAGCCTGTTTGGCGGTCTGTCCGGCGTACTTTACGGGTTGCTCGGTCACTGCTGGATCTTCCAGCTGCTGGCGCCGAACCCGGCCTATCGCCTGCCGCGCGGCGTGCTGGTGATGATGCTGGTGTGGTTGCTGGTGTGCATGTCGGGGCTGATCTCGATGATCGGTTTCGGCGAAATCGCCAACGCCGCCCACGTCGGCGGGTTACTCATCGGATGCTTCACCGGTTTGTTGGGCGGTTTGTACAACCGCCGTAAACTGGCCGCCTGAATTTTTGAATAAAGAGCACGGAGACCCTGATGTCCTCTTTTAACGATTTGATCAAGAACATCACCCCCGACATTTACCAGAGCCTGAAGCTGGCCGTGGAGATCGGCAAATGGTCGGACGGTGGCAAACTCACCGCTGAACAGCGCGAGTTGTCGTTGCAGGCGATGATCGCCTGGGAAATGCAGAACCTGCCCGAGGAAGAGCGCACCGGTTACATGGGCCCGCAGGAATGTGCGTCGAAGTCGATCGAAGTGCCGAACATCCTGTTCAAGTCGGACGCCATCCATTGATCGAGATCGGCCGCGGTGCAATCAGCAAAATGTCGGCGCGCCTGAACGGGCCGAACGTGCAGTACGCGTTTCGTCTGGATGACGTCGAGGTGCCGGTCAACCCGTTGATCGGCACGACGGTGCGTCTGGAATACCTGGGGGCGATTCACTGCACCCATTGCGGGCGCAAGACCAAGACCAGTTTCAGTCAGGGTTACTGCTACCCGTGCATGACCAAACTGGCTCAGTGCGACATCTGCATCATGAGCCCGGAGCGCTGCCACTTCGAAGCCGGCACCTGCCGTGAGCCTGAGTGGGGCGAGAAGTTCTGCATGACCGACCACGTCGTCTACCTGGCCAATTCGTCGGGGATCAAGGTCGGCATCACCCGCGCCACCCAGTTGCCGACCCGCTGGCTCGATCAGGGCGCCAGTCAGGCGTTGCCGATCATGCGTGTGTCCACGCGGCAGCAGTCGGGGTTCGTCGAAGACCTTTTCCGCAGCCAGGTGGCGGACAAGACCAACTGGCGCGCCTTGCTCAAGGGCGATGCGGCGTCGGTGGATCTGGCGCAGGTGCGTGATCAGTTGTTCGACAGCTGCGCGGAAGGCCTGCAAGGCTTGCAGGAACGT
The window above is part of the Pseudomonas fluorescens genome. Proteins encoded here:
- a CDS encoding rhomboid family intramembrane serine protease → MSAVAVLRLPLAADLSGFVKLLQRMQVPHRVSEESGEQVLWVPSEISEDVRSLYERFPAGDPDQQLEIPAAPTFKRPSFAEQLKHAKATGFILLLSLLVGGLTYLGDNLDTMRWLTFLDFRVVGDYIHFTPLADSLAAGQWWRLFTPMLIHFGILHLAMNGMWYWELGRRIESRQGSVNLIGLTLLFSLVSNYAQFAWSGPSLFGGLSGVLYGLLGHCWIFQLLAPNPAYRLPRGVLVMMLVWLLVCMSGLISMIGFGEIANAAHVGGLLIGCFTGLLGGLYNRRKLAA
- a CDS encoding YeaC family protein — protein: MSSFNDLIKNITPDIYQSLKLAVEIGKWSDGGKLTAEQRELSLQAMIAWEMQNLPEEERTGYMGPQECASKSIEVPNILFKSDAIH
- a CDS encoding DUF2797 domain-containing protein, translating into MIEIGRGAISKMSARLNGPNVQYAFRLDDVEVPVNPLIGTTVRLEYLGAIHCTHCGRKTKTSFSQGYCYPCMTKLAQCDICIMSPERCHFEAGTCREPEWGEKFCMTDHVVYLANSSGIKVGITRATQLPTRWLDQGASQALPIMRVSTRQQSGFVEDLFRSQVADKTNWRALLKGDAASVDLAQVRDQLFDSCAEGLQGLQERFGLQAIQPVTDVEPLEIRYPVEQYPAKIVSFNLDKNPIAEGTLLGIKGQYLIFDTGVINIRKYTAYQLAVHQ